GTATCTGACCGGCAGCTGCAATGACGAGAACAGCAACATCTACTACACCGTGGATGTAAACCGCCGCGGCACGCCGGATCTGCGCTCGGAAACCGGGCGTTCGTTCACCGGCGGCGTGGTGTGGGATATCGCGCAAGGCCTGTCGTTGAGCGTGGATTACTACCGCATCCAACTGGAGGAAATGATCAAGGATCTGGATCGCGACGAGATCCTGTCGGCCGAAGCCGGCTGCCGCACCGGCACCACCGTCAGCGGCGGCGCCTGGAACAATCCGGGCGGGGCAGGCTATTGCGACACCATCACCTCGCGCGTGCTGCGCAATGCCGACGGCACCATCGCCAGCATCGAGCGTGGCCCGATCAATCTGGCGCAGATGGAAACCTCCGGCATCGACGCATCGCTGAAATACCGCCTGAGCACCGCCGGCTGGGGCAACTTCCAGTTGTCGCTGGATTACAACACCCTGATCGCCTACCGCGAGCAGATCTACCGCACCGACAGCGACGAAAACCGCCGCGACGAACGCGTGCGCAGCCGCGTGCGTGGCAGCGTGCATTGGGACAACGGCGGCGCCTGGGACTGGACGGTGTATTTCCGCCGGCTCGGTTCGATGCGTGCGGTCAACTGGGGCACCTGCGCACGCTTCGACGACGGCTACCAGCCCAGCGCCGCCGACGAATGCCTGGTGACCGATACCGCCAACGTGCATCTGGGCGAGACCAGCAAGCGCTACTTTGGCCGCGTGGGCCCGGCGATCTACTGGAACCTGAGCACCGGCTACAAAATCACCGACCACGCCAAGGTCAACTTCTACGTCAACAATGTGTTCAACGAGGTGGGTTACGAGAACAAGGAGCGCTTCTACGGCTACGGGTTCTACAACACCACGCTGTTCAACCCGATCGGCCGCGAAGTGGCGGCGGAGTATGTGTTTACGTTCTGAGTGAAGGTGGTGCCGCATCGCACGTCACGGTATTGCACCGCGGCGTGTGGTGCGGTGTTGATGCCACATGGTCAGGCAAGGCGTGATGCGGTTCGACGCAAGCTTGCCAACGCGCGCGTGGCAATGCCGCGCATCTGTTCGCTCAGAGTGTCGTCGTCGATCGCATGTTGCCAGAACTGCTCGGCCATTCCGGCAGCGCGCCGCCATTGGGCGAATTGATCCACGGTGGGCGGCGGAATCTCGATGTCTCTGTGCACGACTTCGCCACTGGATGCCGGGCGCAGCGCCATCGGCAACATGTCGTACACCGGGGCAAGCTGCAGGGGCAGGGTATCGGCGAGTACCAGTGCGGCATTGCCCAGGTGCATGTCGGTATTGCCGATGAGGGTCCCGAACCAGCTGATCACTTCCAGGCGCTCGGCGTCTTCCGGGCTCAGCCAGCCATCGCGTTTGAGTAGTGGAGCAAGTGTTCGCCAGGTGCTGACGTTTGCGTCGCCATAAAAGGACGCAAACAGCGACATCAGCGAGACGAATCCGCGTCGGCCTAACGCAGCAGTCCGATCGAAGCGTGTCGATTCGAGAAAGACGCGCCCGCCTGCCTGCAGTACCTGTGTTGCCGCAGCAGGGATGCCGGCGGCAACGAGAATCTGGCTGGCCAACCATTCCATCTGTAAAAGATCCGCCCAGCGCCGGCCGGTGGGTTGATCGATCTGATCGGTGAACTTGACGATCACGGGTCGGTATGCTTCGCGTTCCTTCAGCACTGCGGTGAACTTCGGCTGTTTGCCGGCGGCAGACGAGCCAACGGCCTCGCCGCGCAATGCAGCTTCGGCGCGACTGAGATATTCCTCGGTGCGTGCCTGCGTGGCGATAACTTCAGGGTGTTCGATCGCCGCCAAAGCCAGAGCCAGTGCGCGCTCGCCGATCAGCAGATCGCCAGGCTGGTCGTGACCAACCGACAGCATGGCCACAAGGTTGTCCCTGGGCGACCACAGCGCCAAGTTGTCCGGAAGGCGCAACGGCGCAGAAATACGGTGTGCCAGGTTGCGACCAAGAAATCCCTGCGGCCTTTGGTCGTCTATAAACCAGGGCAGCGATGCGAACACGCCGGTGTCCAATGGCGAATGCAATAGAACGGGGTTGTCCTGCAAAAGTTCGACAAAGAAGTGGTCGTCGTGGAGTGCCAATAGTTGGCCCAGCGGTATGACGCGGGCATCGTGATCAATCCGATAGAGCGGCCACATACGCTCGCCCCGCAGTTCACCGGTGGCCGCGTAGCCGGTGCTGCGCGCCCTGCCATAACGCAGCACCGCAGGGCCTGCATCTGCGACTAGGCGAGACAGAGTCGGCCGGCTCACGCCCACGCGCACCGCCAACTCGGCCCCACGCATGGGGCCGTTGACGCGCAGCGTGGTGATCAGGCGCTCCACACAGCTATACGGGGCATGAAACGCAGCTTTTGAAACGATGTCTGAAACGATACTAAGCCGTAAGAAATTCTACGTGACCTGCCCCCGCTGAGCCGTACCACGTGAAGCTGTAAAGTCCGTCAACCACGAGGACGGACATGAAGAAGAGTCGTTTCACCACCGAGCAGATCATCGGATTCATCAAGCAGGCGGATGCCGGGATGGCGGTGGCTGAGCTGTGCCGCCAGCACGGTTTCAGCCCGGCCAGCTTCTACCAGTGGCGGGCCAAGTACGGCGGCATGGAGGCCGAAGACGCGAAGCGCCTGAAGGAGCTGGAGCAGGAGAACAACCGCCTGAAGCGGTTGCTGGCCGAGGCGCACCTGGACATCGAGGCGCTGAAGGTCGGGTTCGGGGTAAAACGCTAGCCCCGCAACGCAAGCGCGAGGCAATCCGGCGCATGTGCGAGCTGACGTCGATCAGCGAGCGCCGGGCTTGTCGCCTTGCGGGGATCTCCCGCGATGCTTTCCGCCACGCGCCGACACCCACGCCGGCGACGCAAACCCTGTCGGCCAGACTGGTGGAACTGGCGCAGGCGCGTCGCCGCTTCGGCTATCGCCGCCTGCACGACCTGCTGCGCCCGGAGTTTCCGCAGGTGAACCATAAGAAGATCTACCGTCTGTACCGCGAGGCGAAGCTGAGCGTGCGCCGGCGCAAGAAGGCCAAGTTCCCGGCGGCACAGCGGCAGCCGTTACGGCCAGCGCGGCATCCCAACGAGGTAATCAGTCGCCCCTGAAAAACCCCCTTCAAGCACCAAGTGTCATCGGCGACAGC
The nucleotide sequence above comes from Xanthomonas campestris pv. campestris str. ATCC 33913. Encoded proteins:
- the yjjJ gene encoding type II toxin-antitoxin system HipA family toxin YjjJ, with the translated sequence MRGAELAVRVGVSRPTLSRLVADAGPAVLRYGRARSTGYAATGELRGERMWPLYRIDHDARVIPLGQLLALHDDHFFVELLQDNPVLLHSPLDTGVFASLPWFIDDQRPQGFLGRNLAHRISAPLRLPDNLALWSPRDNLVAMLSVGHDQPGDLLIGERALALALAAIEHPEVIATQARTEEYLSRAEAALRGEAVGSSAAGKQPKFTAVLKEREAYRPVIVKFTDQIDQPTGRRWADLLQMEWLASQILVAAGIPAAATQVLQAGGRVFLESTRFDRTAALGRRGFVSLMSLFASFYGDANVSTWRTLAPLLKRDGWLSPEDAERLEVISWFGTLIGNTDMHLGNAALVLADTLPLQLAPVYDMLPMALRPASSGEVVHRDIEIPPPTVDQFAQWRRAAGMAEQFWQHAIDDDTLSEQMRGIATRALASLRRTASRLA